From the genome of Papaver somniferum cultivar HN1 chromosome 2, ASM357369v1, whole genome shotgun sequence, one region includes:
- the LOC113348123 gene encoding eukaryotic translation initiation factor 3 subunit D-like: protein MTEFEVGAVPFNAGGWGPPETPSQLLPNHPPNVPFLPFNRSEKLGRIADWTKNYNNNKNRNSGQGSVFDSIPFDDDDAAANPFHEVIGKAPARPKFVPRWRFQHQRQLPQRRDEEVEAKKHEQEKERARRDRHYNRSGNKNNHNSRRESVVFKSSVDIQPEWNMLDQIPFSSFSKLSFSVQDPEDLLICGALESYDRSYDRINPKNEKRLERFKNRNFFKVTTTDDPVIRRLANEDKATVFATDSIMSTLMCAPRSVYSWDIVVQRVGNKLFFDKRDGSQLDLLSVNETCQEVALPEAKEDINSAYSLSVEAAYINQNFSQQVLVRNGSKVEFDEPNPFAGEGEEVASAAYRYRRWKLDDNMFLIARCEVQSASEANGQQSFMTLNALNEFDPKYSGIDWRKKLETQRGAVLATELKNNANKLAKWTAQALLASADMMKLGYVSRVHPRDHFNHSILSVVGYKPKEFATQINLNTNNMWGIVKSIVDLCMKLKEGKYVLVKDPSKPQVRIYEVPADAFENDYVEEPLPEDEQVQPPTEEEALAVANDVEDIVEEAVV from the coding sequence ATGACAGAATTCGAAGTAGGCGCAGTTCCATTCAACGCCGGCGGTTGGGGACCACCGGAAACACCATCGCAACTCCTCCCAAATCATCCACCAAACGTTCCTTTTCTTCCTTTCAATCGTTCTGAAAAACTAGGTCGAATTGCAGATTGGACTAaaaactacaacaacaacaaaaaccgtAACAGCGGTCAGGGTTCCGTCTTCGATTCTATACCTTTTGATGACGATGATGCTGCTGCAAATCCGTTCCACGAAGTTATTGGAAAAGCACCAGCAAGACCTAAGTTTGTTCCGAGATGGAGATTTCAACACCAACGTCAACTTCCACAGCGTCGTGACGAAGAAGTTGAAGCTAAGAAACACGAACAAGAGAAAGAGCGAGCTAGACGTGATCGTCATTACAATCGATCTGGTAACAAAAATAATCATAATTCTCGTCGTGAATCTGTAGTTTTTAAATCATCTGTAGATATTCAACCTGAATGGAACATGTTAGATCAAATCCCGTTTTCGAGTTTCTCTAAATTATCGTTTTCGGTACAAGATCCTGAGGATTTATTAATCTGTGGTGCTTTAGAATCCTATGATCGTAGTTATGATAGGATTAACCCTAAGAATGAAAAACGTTTGGAGAGGTTTAAGAATAGGAATTTCTTTAAGGTTACTACTACTGATGATCCTGTTATTCGTCGACTCGCGAATGAAGATAAAGCGACTGTGTTCGCTACTGATTCGATTATGTCTACATTGATGTGTGCACCAAGATCTGTTTACTCTTGGGATATCGTGGTTCAGCGTGTTGGGAATAAGCTGTTTTTTGATAAGAGAGATGGTTCTCAGCTTGATTTGTTATCGGTTAATGAGACTTGTCAGGAAGTAGCATTGCCTGAAGCTAAAGAGGATATTAATTCGGCTTATTCGTTGAGTGTTGAAGCTGCTTACATTAATCAGAACTTTTCGCAGCAGGTTTTGGTTAGGAATGGTAGTAAGGTTGAATTTGACGAGCCAAATCCATTTGCTGGTGAAGGTGAAGAAGTTGCATCTGCAGCGTATCGTTATAGAAGGTGGAAGCTTGATGATAATATGTTTCTTATAGCTAGGTGCGAAGTTCAGAGTGCTTCGGAAGCTAATGGACAACAATCGTTTATGACCTTGAATGCTCTTAACGAATTTGATCCGAAGTATTCAGGTATTGACTGGAGGAAGAAGTTGGAAACTCAGAGAGGAGCAGTTTTGGCTACTGAACTGAAGAATAATGCTAACAAATTGGCTAAGTGGACTGCTCAAGCACTACTGGCAAGTGCTGATATGATGAAATTGGGGTATGTTTCTAGAGTTCACCCCAGGGATCATTTCAATCACTCAATTTTATCCGTGGTTGGATACAAACCTAAGGAATTTGCTACACAGATTAACCTCAACACTAACAATATGTGGGGAATTGTCAAGTCAATTGTTGATTTGTGCATGAAATTGAAGGAGGGGAAGTATGTGCTTGTTAAGGATCCGTCAAAACCGCAGGTGAGGATTTATGAGGTTCCAGCTGATGCCTTTGAGAATGATTATGTGGAGGAGCCACTGCCTGAGGACGAACAAGTACAACCTCCCACAGAGGAAGAGGCTCTAGCTGTTGCAAATGATGTGGAAGATATAGTTGAAGAAGCTGTGGTGTGA
- the LOC113348124 gene encoding non-functional NADPH-dependent codeinone reductase 2-like, producing the protein MENVLPAVTLSSGSVMPILGMGTAAYPLVEPEEAKLAFLNAIRNGYRIFDTAASYHCEGFLGEAIAEALQLGLIKSRDELFITSKLWPCDAHPDLVVPAIQNSLRNLKLEYLDLYLIHFPISTKPAAGLVFPPPKDALLPMDYKSVWAAMEECQKLGLTKSIGVSNFSCKKLQTILDIANIPPAVNQVEMNPVWQNLKLRDFCKANTIILTAYSPLGARGTPWGSNAVYEERVLHEIAEAKGKTHAQVCLRWVYEQGVSLIVKSFNEQRMKENKMIFDWELTEDELERISKIPQRRGLPGDIFVSETAPFKTVEEFWDGEV; encoded by the exons ATGGAGAATGTATTACCTGCAGTGACATTGAGTTCTGGAAGTGTGATGCCTATATTAGGTATGGGGACTGCTGCATACCCATTAGTTGAACCGGAAGAAGCGAAATTGGCGTTTTTGAATGCTATCAGGAATGGTTACAGAATTTTTGATACAGCTGCTTCTTATCATTGTGAAGGATTTCTTGGTGAAGCTATAGCTGAAGCACTTCAACTTGGATTAATAAAATCTCGAGACGAACTGTTTATCACTTCTAAGCTCTGGCCCTGTGATGCTCACCCTGACCTTGTCGTCCCCGCTATTCAGAACTCTCTAAG GAATTTGAAGTTGGAGTACCTTGATCTATATCTGATACATTTTCCAATAAGCACAAAACCAGCTGCAGGGCTTGTTTTTCCGCCACCGAAGGATGCTTTGCTTCCAATGGATTACAAGTCTGTATGGGCAGCTATGGAAGAGTGTCAAAAGCTGGGTCTCACAAAGTCAATTGGTGTCAGCAACTTCTCTTGTAAGAAGCTTCAAACCATTTTGGACATTGCTAACATCCCTCCAGCTGTTAACCAA GTGGAGATGAACCCAGTTTGGCAGAACTTGAAATTGAGGGACTTCTGCAAGGCTAACACTATCATACTCACTGCCTACTCACCTTTAGGAGCCAGGGGAACCCCGTGGGGGTCTAATGCAGTCTACGAGGAGCGAGTTCTGCATGAAATTGCTGAGGCTAAAGGGAAAACTCATGCACAG GTGTGTCTGAGATGGGTATACGAGCAAGGAGTTAGTCTTATAGTAAAGAGCTTCAATGAGCAGAGGATGAAGGAAAACAAGATGATTTTCGATTGGGAACTGACTGAAGATGAACTGGAAAGGATAAGCAAAATCCCACAGAGAAGAGGACTTCCAGGTGATATTTTTGTCTCAGAAACAGCACCTTTCAAGACTGTCGAAGAATTCTGGGACGGAGAAGTTTGA